One genomic segment of Vibrio sp. SCSIO 43136 includes these proteins:
- the fcrX gene encoding ferric iron uptake transcriptional regulator FcrX, producing the protein MPDNNQALKDAGLKVTLPRLKILEVLQQPNCQHISAEELYKLLIDLGEEIGLATVYRVLNQFDDAGIVTRHHFEGGKSVFELASQHHHDHLVCLDCGAVIEFSDDIIEERQKEIAARYNIELTNHSLYLYGKCTTGDCKTNPDAHKAK; encoded by the coding sequence ATGCCGGATAATAACCAAGCACTTAAAGATGCTGGACTCAAAGTCACGCTACCACGCCTGAAAATTTTAGAAGTTCTACAACAGCCCAACTGCCAGCACATCAGTGCTGAAGAACTGTACAAGCTACTGATCGATCTTGGCGAAGAAATCGGCCTTGCGACAGTTTATCGTGTACTTAACCAATTTGATGATGCCGGCATTGTCACTCGTCACCATTTCGAAGGTGGCAAGTCGGTATTTGAACTGGCCAGCCAACATCACCACGATCACCTAGTCTGCCTAGACTGTGGTGCGGTAATTGAGTTCTCTGATGACATCATTGAAGAGCGTCAAAAAGAGATTGCGGCAAGATACAACATTGAGCTGACTAACCACAGCCTTTACCTTTACGGTAAATGCACCACGGGTGATTGCAAAACTAACCCTGATGCTCATAAAGCAAAATAA
- the glnS gene encoding glutamine--tRNA ligase: MSEAEARPSNFIRQIIDKDLADGKHSSVHTRFPPEPNGYLHIGHAKSICLNFGIAQDYQGQCNLRFDDTNPEKEDIEYVESIKNDVQWLGFEWNGEVCYSSNYFDKLYGYAVELINKGLAYVEELSPEQIREYRGTLNQPGKHSPYRDRSIEENLALFEKMRDGGFEEGTACLRAKIDMSSSFMVLRDPVLYRVRFATHHQTGDKWCIYPMYDFTHCISDALEGITHSLCTLEFQDNRRLYDWVLDNITIDCQPRQYEFSRLNLEYTVMSKRKLNQLVTENLVNGWDDPRMPTISGLRRRGFTPASMREFCKRIGVTKQDNMIEFGSLESCIRDDLNENAPRAMAVLDPVKVVIENFGDEETLTVANHPNKPEMGTREIPFTRELYIEAEDFREEANKKYKRLVLGKEVRLRGAYVIKAERIEKDEAGNVTTIYATYDADTLGKNPADGRKVKGVIHWVSAEKGVPAEVRLYDRLFTVPNPAAEDDFKAVINPESLTVANAVVEPSLTKAVAEQGYQFERTGYFCADNKDSSADKLVFNRTVGLRDTWAKIEAK, encoded by the coding sequence ATGAGTGAAGCTGAAGCTCGTCCATCAAACTTTATTCGCCAAATCATTGATAAAGATTTGGCTGATGGCAAACATAGCAGCGTGCATACTCGATTCCCACCAGAGCCTAACGGCTACCTGCATATCGGTCACGCAAAATCCATCTGCTTAAACTTCGGTATTGCTCAGGACTATCAGGGTCAATGTAACTTACGTTTCGACGATACAAACCCTGAAAAAGAAGACATCGAATACGTTGAGTCAATTAAGAACGACGTGCAATGGCTAGGCTTCGAATGGAATGGTGAAGTGTGTTACTCATCTAACTACTTCGATAAGCTATACGGCTATGCAGTAGAACTAATTAACAAAGGCTTAGCGTACGTTGAAGAGCTAAGTCCTGAGCAGATCCGCGAATACCGTGGCACGCTAAATCAACCGGGCAAACATAGCCCATACCGTGACCGTTCGATTGAAGAGAACCTAGCATTATTTGAAAAGATGCGTGACGGTGGCTTTGAAGAAGGGACTGCGTGTCTGCGTGCGAAGATTGATATGTCTTCGTCGTTTATGGTACTGCGCGATCCTGTGCTTTACCGTGTGCGTTTTGCCACTCACCACCAGACTGGCGACAAGTGGTGCATTTATCCAATGTACGACTTCACGCACTGTATTTCGGATGCGCTAGAAGGCATTACACACTCGCTGTGTACACTTGAGTTCCAAGACAACCGTCGTCTATACGATTGGGTGCTAGATAACATCACTATTGACTGCCAACCTCGTCAGTACGAATTCAGCCGTCTAAACCTTGAATACACTGTGATGTCTAAGCGTAAGCTGAACCAACTTGTGACTGAAAATCTCGTCAATGGTTGGGATGATCCACGTATGCCAACCATCTCTGGCCTGCGTCGTCGTGGCTTTACTCCTGCCTCTATGCGTGAGTTCTGTAAGCGTATAGGTGTGACTAAGCAAGACAACATGATCGAGTTCGGTTCACTGGAGTCTTGCATTCGTGATGATCTCAACGAGAATGCACCACGTGCAATGGCGGTTCTTGACCCTGTGAAAGTGGTTATCGAGAACTTTGGTGATGAAGAGACCCTAACGGTGGCTAACCACCCGAACAAACCAGAAATGGGTACTCGTGAAATCCCGTTCACTCGTGAGCTTTACATTGAAGCGGAAGACTTCCGTGAAGAAGCCAATAAGAAGTACAAGCGTCTTGTACTAGGTAAAGAAGTACGTCTACGTGGTGCTTACGTGATCAAGGCTGAGCGCATCGAGAAAGATGAAGCTGGCAATGTAACTACCATCTACGCCACTTATGACGCTGACACGCTAGGTAAGAACCCAGCAGATGGTCGTAAAGTGAAAGGTGTTATCCACTGGGTATCTGCGGAGAAAGGTGTACCTGCGGAAGTTCGTTTATACGATCGTCTGTTCACTGTGCCAAACCCAGCGGCGGAAGATGACTTCAAAGCGGTGATTAACCCTGAGTCACTAACAGTGGCTAATGCGGTGGTTGAGCCATCACTAACAAAAGCCGTTGCTGAGCAAGGTTACCAGTTTGAGCGTACGGGTTACTTCTGTGCAGACAACAAAGACTCTTCAGCAGATAAGCTAGTGTTTAACCGCACAGTTGGTCTGCGTGATACTTGGGCGAAGATCGAAGCAAAGTAA
- the nagE gene encoding N-acetylglucosamine-specific PTS transporter subunit IIBC, translated as MNILGYAQKLGKALMLPIATLPVAALLLRLGQGDLLDIPFMAQAGGAIFGNLPLLFGLGIAIGLAKDGSGAAGLAGAVAYFVLTATATTIDASVNMSFFGGIFAGIIAGHCYNAFHATRLPEWLAFFSGKRLVPIMAGLFALVAGAISGVVWPSIQGGLDALAHAVSTSGAIGQFVYGTLNRALIPVGLHHVLNSYFWFGMGTCQEIIVAGASAAGEALPAIKQLCVDPELAKTLVAGQEHTFNFANSVTPEITATVESVTETVKSGDLHRFFGGDKSAGVFMNGFFPVMMFGLPGAALAMYLAAPAEKRGQVGGALFSVAFCSFLTGITEPLEFMFVFLAPALYALHAVFTGLSLVVANMFGTLHGFGFSAGLIDFLLNFGLATKPMVLLLIGLAFGALYFFTFTFAIRAFNLKSPGREDDDEETTAAGDEVKGDLARQYLKALGGHDNLTTIDACITRLRLTLKDRSLADEAVLKKLGAKGVVKLGENNLQVILGPLAEIVAGEMKAIGPGEDLSDVKLP; from the coding sequence GTGAACATTCTCGGATATGCACAGAAGCTAGGTAAAGCGCTTATGCTACCTATCGCAACGCTTCCAGTTGCGGCGCTTCTACTACGTTTAGGTCAAGGCGACCTGTTGGACATCCCTTTCATGGCGCAAGCTGGTGGGGCAATCTTCGGTAACCTGCCATTACTATTTGGTCTAGGTATCGCAATCGGTCTTGCAAAAGACGGTTCTGGTGCAGCAGGCCTAGCCGGTGCTGTGGCGTACTTTGTACTAACAGCAACAGCAACAACAATCGATGCTTCAGTTAACATGTCTTTCTTCGGCGGTATCTTCGCAGGTATCATCGCAGGTCACTGTTACAATGCATTCCATGCGACGCGTCTGCCTGAATGGCTAGCATTCTTCTCTGGTAAGCGACTTGTGCCTATCATGGCGGGTCTGTTTGCTCTTGTAGCAGGTGCGATCTCTGGTGTGGTTTGGCCTTCAATTCAAGGCGGCCTAGACGCACTAGCACACGCTGTATCAACATCTGGCGCAATCGGTCAATTTGTTTACGGTACTCTTAACCGTGCGCTTATCCCTGTTGGTCTGCACCACGTATTGAACTCTTACTTCTGGTTCGGTATGGGTACTTGTCAAGAGATCATCGTTGCTGGCGCAAGTGCCGCAGGTGAAGCTCTACCAGCAATCAAGCAACTTTGTGTTGACCCAGAACTAGCTAAAACTCTAGTCGCTGGTCAAGAGCACACGTTCAACTTTGCTAACTCTGTAACACCTGAAATCACTGCAACAGTTGAAAGCGTAACTGAAACTGTGAAATCTGGTGACCTACACCGCTTCTTCGGCGGCGATAAGAGCGCTGGTGTATTCATGAACGGCTTCTTCCCTGTAATGATGTTTGGTCTACCAGGTGCAGCGCTTGCAATGTACCTAGCAGCACCTGCTGAAAAACGTGGTCAAGTTGGTGGCGCTCTATTCTCAGTAGCATTCTGTTCATTCCTAACAGGTATCACTGAGCCGCTAGAATTCATGTTCGTATTCCTAGCTCCAGCACTATACGCTCTACACGCAGTGTTTACGGGTCTATCTCTAGTAGTAGCTAACATGTTTGGTACTCTGCACGGCTTCGGCTTCTCTGCAGGTCTAATCGACTTCCTACTAAACTTCGGTCTAGCAACTAAGCCAATGGTTCTACTACTGATTGGCCTAGCATTTGGTGCGCTATACTTCTTCACTTTCACATTCGCAATCCGCGCTTTCAACCTGAAGTCGCCAGGTCGTGAAGATGATGACGAAGAAACTACCGCTGCTGGCGATGAAGTTAAAGGTGACCTTGCTCGTCAATACCTAAAAGCACTAGGTGGCCATGACAACCTAACCACTATCGATGCTTGTATCACTCGTCTACGTCTAACACTGAAAGATCGCTCACTAGCTGATGAAGCAGTACTTAAGAAACTAGGTGCGAAAGGTGTGGTTAAACTAGGTGAGAACAACCTTCAAGTTATCCTTGGTCCACTAGCTGAAATCGTTGCAGGCGAAATGAAAGCTATCGGTCCAGGTGAAGACCTATCTGATGTGAAACTGCCTTAA
- the nagA gene encoding N-acetylglucosamine-6-phosphate deacetylase, translating into MYALTNCKVFTGSDVLTNHAVVINGEHIDTVCPIEELDASIEQLDLQGANLSPGFIDLQLNGCGGVMFNDDITPNAIEIMHQANLKSGCTSFLPTLITSSDENMRDAIVAAREYQSKTGNQSLGLHLEGPYLNVMKKGIHSVDYIRRSDSDMVDFICDNADVVTKVTLAPEQNNPEHIEKLKNAGIVVAIGHTNATYAEARKGFAAGISFATHLFNAMTPMAGREPGVVGAIYDTPDVYAGVIADGFHVDYANIRIAHKIKGEKLVLVTDATAPAGAEMDYFIFVGKKVYYRDGKCVDENGTLGGSALTMIEAVQNTVEHVGIALDEALRMATLYPARAIGVDNKLGLVKKGMVANLAVFDRDFNVHATVVNGKYEQN; encoded by the coding sequence ATGTATGCGCTAACAAACTGTAAAGTCTTCACTGGTAGTGACGTGCTAACTAATCATGCGGTTGTTATCAACGGTGAACACATCGATACTGTCTGCCCAATTGAAGAACTTGATGCGTCAATTGAGCAACTGGATCTGCAAGGAGCAAACCTCAGCCCAGGCTTTATTGACCTACAGCTGAATGGCTGTGGCGGCGTAATGTTTAATGATGACATTACTCCAAATGCAATCGAGATTATGCACCAAGCCAACCTAAAGTCTGGCTGTACCAGCTTCTTGCCAACGCTTATCACCTCTTCTGATGAAAATATGCGTGATGCGATTGTGGCGGCACGTGAGTATCAATCGAAAACGGGTAACCAATCACTAGGTCTGCATTTAGAAGGCCCATACCTTAACGTAATGAAAAAAGGTATTCACAGCGTTGATTACATTCGTCGCTCAGACAGCGACATGGTCGATTTCATCTGTGACAACGCCGACGTTGTAACTAAGGTCACTTTAGCTCCAGAGCAAAATAACCCAGAACATATCGAAAAGCTGAAAAATGCAGGCATCGTAGTCGCTATTGGTCACACCAACGCCACTTATGCTGAAGCTCGTAAAGGCTTTGCTGCAGGTATTAGCTTTGCAACACACCTATTTAATGCGATGACGCCAATGGCGGGTCGTGAGCCAGGCGTTGTTGGTGCAATTTACGATACGCCAGATGTCTATGCAGGTGTGATTGCAGACGGCTTCCATGTTGACTACGCAAACATCCGAATCGCCCATAAAATCAAGGGTGAGAAGCTTGTTTTAGTGACTGATGCCACAGCTCCAGCAGGTGCTGAGATGGATTACTTTATTTTTGTCGGCAAGAAAGTATATTACCGAGATGGAAAGTGTGTTGATGAAAACGGCACACTAGGCGGCTCAGCTCTGACAATGATCGAAGCAGTTCAGAACACAGTTGAGCACGTTGGTATCGCATTGGACGAAGCTCTACGTATGGCTACCTTGTACCCTGCCCGTGCTATCGGTGTAGACAACAAGCTTGGCTTAGTTAAAAAAGGCATGGTGGCTAACCTTGCTGTATTTGACCGTGACTTCAATGTCCATGCGACAGTAGTTAACGGCAAATACGAGCAAAACTAA
- a CDS encoding ROK family protein, with the protein MNGGQIGNVDLVKQLNSAAVYRLIDQQGPISRIQVADVSQLAPASVTKITRQLLERGLIKEVAQQASTGGRRAISLTTEVDPFHSVAVRIERHGLYFSLYNLGGRELHNLHTDFTYTNQNDLIDGLIIHTQKFIESCKHSIDQLIAIGVSLPGLVNPESGVVEYMPNTDIDKLALGEMVSEAFNVECFVGNDVRGMALAEHYFGASQDCQDSILVSVHNGTGSGIIVNGQVFLGFNRNVGEIGHIQIDPLGDKCQCGNFGCLETVASNPAILARVNSRLKQGHQSSLASLSNVTIQDVCHHALNGDELAKQSLVKVGDQLGKAIAITINLFNPQKIVIAGDITAAQEIVFPAIQRNVESQSLTTFHTGLPIVASELGSQPAMGAFAMIKRAMLNGVLLQKLLEE; encoded by the coding sequence ATGAATGGCGGACAAATCGGTAACGTAGACTTAGTCAAACAACTAAACAGTGCAGCGGTATACCGCTTAATCGACCAGCAGGGACCAATCTCCCGAATTCAGGTCGCCGATGTAAGTCAACTCGCTCCGGCCAGTGTGACTAAAATTACCCGCCAACTTTTAGAGAGAGGCCTCATCAAAGAAGTCGCTCAACAAGCATCCACCGGTGGTCGTCGAGCTATCTCGTTGACCACCGAAGTTGATCCATTTCACTCAGTTGCCGTTCGAATCGAGCGCCACGGTCTCTACTTTAGCCTTTACAATCTAGGTGGCCGCGAACTGCACAACTTACACACGGATTTCACCTACACTAACCAAAATGACCTCATTGATGGTTTGATCATCCATACGCAAAAATTCATCGAGAGCTGCAAACACAGTATCGACCAGCTGATCGCTATTGGTGTTTCTTTGCCAGGGCTTGTGAACCCAGAGTCTGGCGTGGTGGAATACATGCCAAATACTGACATCGACAAGCTGGCATTAGGCGAAATGGTCAGTGAAGCTTTCAATGTAGAGTGTTTTGTTGGCAACGACGTGCGAGGCATGGCGCTCGCTGAACACTACTTTGGCGCTAGCCAAGACTGCCAGGATTCAATCTTAGTCAGCGTTCACAACGGTACAGGTTCAGGCATCATCGTTAATGGGCAAGTCTTTTTGGGCTTTAACCGTAACGTGGGTGAGATCGGTCATATCCAGATCGATCCGCTGGGAGATAAGTGTCAGTGTGGAAACTTTGGCTGTCTTGAAACCGTGGCATCAAACCCTGCAATTTTGGCTCGAGTTAACTCTCGTCTTAAGCAAGGTCACCAATCTAGCCTGGCTAGCTTGTCAAATGTCACTATTCAAGATGTGTGTCATCATGCGTTAAATGGTGATGAGTTGGCAAAACAAAGCTTAGTTAAAGTGGGCGACCAGCTGGGTAAAGCGATTGCGATTACCATTAACTTATTTAATCCGCAGAAAATCGTGATTGCAGGCGACATTACCGCAGCGCAAGAAATCGTATTTCCTGCTATACAGCGCAACGTAGAAAGCCAGTCTTTGACTACTTTCCATACTGGGCTACCGATTGTGGCATCCGAGCTTGGCTCTCAACCGGCCATGGGCGCATTCGCCATGATCAAACGTGCGATGCTTAACGGTGTTCTGTTACAAAAATTACTTGAAGAATAG
- a CDS encoding cation:proton antiporter family protein, with translation MELILISVAFLAGFVALKCNLPPLVGFLLAGFGLNFYGFESNDTLVTLSDLGVTLLLFTIGLKLDIKTLLSKDIWAGATIHNVISTAIFTGALFCLKSLGLGMLADMALSQLVLFGFALSFSSTVFAVKSLQEKGDMNATYGTLAIGILVMQDIFAVIFLTASTGKLPEWYAIALFALPFIRPLFYKLLDMVGHGEMLVLAGIFFALVIGAGLFELVGMKPDLGALILGMLLAGHKKASELSKSLFNLKELFLVCFFLNIGLAEQPSMSGFMMALLLMLLLPLKGLLYFLIIHQFKFRVRTSLLASLALFNYSEFGLIVGGLAYSMGWLEGDILVSIAIAVSISFIVAAPLNRMAHSIYRRTSRWLKEAAAESLNRKDQLIDPGSAQVLILGMGRIGTGAYDELVMRYGKICLGVEVKAEAAKGQQSEGRNVIEGDATDPDFWERILDTANVKLVLLAMPHHLGNQLALEQLQKKQFKGQVAAIAEYNDQLDELNQLGIDAAFNIYNEAGSGFARHVVEQLNPNFQSR, from the coding sequence ATGGAACTAATACTGATCTCTGTCGCCTTTTTGGCAGGCTTCGTTGCACTTAAATGCAACCTCCCGCCACTTGTCGGCTTTTTGCTGGCAGGATTTGGCCTAAATTTTTACGGCTTTGAGTCCAACGACACTTTAGTCACCCTCTCAGACCTTGGTGTGACCCTATTGCTATTCACCATTGGTTTGAAGCTTGATATCAAGACTCTACTGTCTAAGGATATCTGGGCGGGCGCCACCATTCACAACGTTATTTCGACAGCCATTTTTACCGGAGCCCTGTTCTGCCTAAAATCTCTTGGGCTTGGTATGCTCGCTGACATGGCATTGTCACAACTGGTGCTGTTTGGCTTCGCCCTATCGTTTTCAAGCACAGTATTTGCCGTTAAGAGCTTACAAGAGAAAGGCGACATGAACGCCACCTATGGCACACTCGCCATTGGTATCTTGGTCATGCAGGACATCTTCGCCGTTATTTTCCTTACAGCTTCAACGGGTAAGCTACCAGAATGGTACGCCATTGCCCTATTTGCTTTGCCATTTATCCGCCCTCTTTTCTACAAATTATTGGATATGGTTGGCCACGGCGAGATGTTAGTCCTAGCAGGCATTTTCTTTGCTCTGGTCATCGGTGCGGGTCTTTTTGAATTAGTGGGCATGAAACCTGATCTAGGCGCTCTGATCCTCGGTATGCTGCTCGCAGGCCACAAAAAAGCATCGGAGCTATCGAAATCTCTTTTTAATCTAAAAGAGTTATTCCTAGTCTGCTTTTTCTTGAATATCGGCTTAGCTGAGCAACCTTCGATGTCTGGCTTTATGATGGCGCTGCTGTTGATGCTACTACTGCCGCTTAAAGGCTTGCTTTACTTCCTGATCATCCATCAATTTAAGTTTCGCGTTCGTACCTCACTGCTCGCCTCGTTGGCTCTATTTAACTACAGCGAATTTGGCCTCATTGTCGGTGGCCTTGCCTACTCCATGGGCTGGCTTGAAGGAGATATTCTGGTGTCGATCGCCATTGCAGTATCGATCTCCTTTATCGTTGCTGCACCTTTGAATCGCATGGCGCACTCGATTTACCGTCGAACGTCACGTTGGCTCAAAGAAGCAGCAGCGGAATCGCTCAACCGCAAAGACCAGTTGATTGACCCTGGCAGCGCTCAAGTGTTGATATTGGGCATGGGCCGTATCGGCACTGGCGCTTACGATGAGCTCGTCATGCGCTATGGAAAAATCTGCCTCGGGGTTGAAGTCAAAGCAGAAGCGGCGAAAGGTCAGCAGAGTGAAGGGCGTAACGTCATCGAAGGCGATGCAACTGACCCAGACTTTTGGGAACGAATCCTCGATACGGCCAATGTAAAGCTCGTGCTCCTAGCGATGCCTCACCATTTAGGGAATCAATTGGCACTTGAACAGTTACAAAAGAAGCAGTTCAAGGGGCAAGTCGCAGCCATTGCAGAGTATAACGATCAGTTAGACGAGTTGAACCAACTGGGTATTGATGCTGCGTTTAACATCTACAACGAGGCTGGAAGTGGTTTTGCTCGGCATGTTGTTGAGCAGCTTAATCCCAATTTCCAAAGCCGATAA
- the asnB gene encoding asparagine synthase B, whose product MCSVFGILDIKSDAAALRPVALEMSKKLRHRGPDWSGIYASDKAILAHERLAIVGLNSGAQPLYSPDRKLILAVNGEIYNHKEIRARYEGKYEFQTDSDCEVILALYQDMGADLLEELNGIFAFVLYDEEKDEYLVGRDHIGIIPLYQGYDEHGNYFVASEMKALVPVCRTVSEFPPGCSYGSADEEPQRYYVRDWNEYAAVQGNTTSKEELTQALEDAVKRQLMTDVPYGVLLSGGLDSSITSAVAKRFAAMRVEDDSQTEAWWPQLHSFAVGLEGAPDLKAAREVADQIGTVHHEMTYTIQEGLDAIRDVIYHIETYDVTTIRASTPMYLMGRKIKAMGIKMVLSGEGADEIFGGYLYFHKAPNAKEFHEETVRKLLALNMFDCARANKSLAAWGVEGRVPFLDKEFIDVAMRLNPEDKMCGNGKMEKHILRECFEHYLPESIAWRQKEQFSDGVGYSWIDTLKEVAEAKVTDQQLETAKFRFPYNTPTTKEGYAYREIFEELFPLESAAECVPGGPSVACSSAKAIEWDESFQNCVDPSGRAVQAVHNDAY is encoded by the coding sequence ATGTGTTCCGTATTTGGCATTTTGGATATAAAAAGTGACGCAGCAGCGCTGCGACCAGTGGCATTAGAAATGTCCAAAAAGCTGCGCCATCGTGGCCCGGACTGGTCTGGTATCTATGCGTCTGACAAAGCAATTCTTGCTCACGAGCGTTTGGCTATCGTTGGCCTCAATAGCGGAGCACAACCACTATACAGCCCTGACCGCAAGCTCATCCTGGCGGTAAACGGCGAGATCTACAACCACAAAGAGATCCGTGCTCGTTACGAAGGCAAATACGAATTCCAAACAGACTCTGATTGTGAAGTTATTCTAGCGCTATACCAAGACATGGGCGCAGACCTTCTTGAAGAGCTAAACGGTATCTTTGCCTTTGTTCTATACGATGAAGAGAAAGATGAGTACCTAGTCGGTCGTGACCACATTGGCATCATCCCTCTTTACCAAGGCTACGATGAACACGGTAACTACTTTGTTGCCTCTGAAATGAAAGCACTTGTGCCTGTGTGTCGCACCGTGAGTGAGTTCCCTCCTGGTTGCTCTTACGGCAGTGCTGATGAAGAACCACAACGCTATTACGTTCGTGACTGGAACGAGTATGCAGCAGTACAAGGCAACACCACCAGCAAAGAAGAGCTAACCCAAGCACTAGAAGACGCAGTAAAACGCCAGCTGATGACTGACGTACCTTACGGTGTACTACTTTCTGGCGGTCTAGATTCATCCATCACGTCAGCTGTGGCTAAACGTTTTGCTGCAATGCGTGTTGAAGACGACAGCCAAACCGAAGCTTGGTGGCCACAACTTCACTCGTTCGCTGTGGGTCTAGAAGGAGCTCCAGATCTTAAGGCTGCTCGTGAAGTAGCGGATCAAATTGGTACTGTTCACCACGAGATGACTTACACCATTCAGGAAGGTCTAGATGCAATTCGTGATGTTATCTACCACATCGAGACCTATGACGTAACGACAATTCGTGCTTCTACCCCGATGTACCTAATGGGTCGTAAGATCAAAGCAATGGGCATCAAGATGGTACTTTCTGGTGAGGGTGCTGATGAAATCTTCGGCGGCTACCTGTACTTCCACAAAGCACCTAACGCAAAAGAGTTCCACGAAGAAACAGTTCGTAAGCTGCTTGCACTCAACATGTTTGACTGTGCTCGTGCAAACAAATCTCTTGCGGCTTGGGGTGTTGAAGGCCGAGTTCCATTCCTTGATAAAGAGTTCATCGACGTTGCAATGCGTCTAAACCCTGAAGATAAGATGTGTGGCAACGGTAAGATGGAAAAACACATCCTACGCGAATGTTTTGAGCACTACTTACCTGAATCTATTGCTTGGCGTCAGAAAGAACAATTCTCAGATGGTGTTGGCTACAGCTGGATTGACACGCTAAAAGAAGTTGCAGAAGCAAAAGTTACTGATCAGCAGCTAGAGACGGCGAAATTCCGTTTCCCTTACAACACGCCGACAACTAAAGAAGGTTACGCTTACCGTGAGATCTTTGAAGAGCTGTTCCCACTAGAGTCTGCGGCAGAATGTGTCCCAGGTGGTCCTTCAGTGGCTTGTTCGTCAGCAAAAGCTATTGAGTGGGATGAGTCATTCCAAAACTGTGTTGACCCATCAGGTCGCGCCGTTCAAGCGGTTCACAACGACGCTTACTAA
- the rfaH gene encoding transcription/translation regulatory transformer protein RfaH, giving the protein MKSWYLLYCKRGEQARAKAHLENQGVECFYPEIEVEKILRKKKQLVREPLFPSYIFVRFDYEVGPTFTTIRSTRGVVDFVRLGAHPKEVEGDLIYSLRQLEQSEQEVVHSETPRSGEKIEVLEGQFAGITAIYQEPDGDKRSFLLIELLNKPVKVSVDNSDIQF; this is encoded by the coding sequence ATGAAAAGTTGGTATTTGTTGTACTGCAAACGAGGTGAACAGGCTAGGGCTAAGGCACATTTGGAGAACCAAGGTGTCGAGTGTTTTTACCCCGAAATCGAAGTTGAAAAAATCTTGCGTAAAAAGAAACAGTTGGTGAGAGAACCTCTGTTTCCAAGTTACATATTTGTTCGTTTTGACTATGAAGTGGGTCCGACATTCACGACGATTCGTTCAACACGAGGTGTCGTCGATTTTGTTCGTCTTGGTGCTCACCCTAAAGAAGTGGAAGGGGATTTGATTTATTCTCTACGCCAATTGGAGCAAAGCGAGCAAGAAGTGGTGCATTCAGAAACACCTAGGTCAGGTGAGAAAATTGAAGTACTCGAAGGTCAATTTGCGGGCATCACCGCTATTTACCAAGAGCCAGATGGTGACAAGCGCTCATTCCTACTGATTGAGCTGCTCAACAAACCCGTTAAAGTCAGTGTAGATAATTCAGATATACAGTTTTAA